Proteins encoded within one genomic window of Ursus arctos isolate Adak ecotype North America unplaced genomic scaffold, UrsArc2.0 scaffold_9, whole genome shotgun sequence:
- the RBPJ gene encoding recombining binding protein suppressor of hairless isoform X7, with protein sequence MRNYLKERGDQTVLILHAKVAQKSYGNEKRFFCPPPCVYLMGSGWKKKKEQMERDGCSEQESQPCAFIGIGNSDQEMQQLNLEGKNYCTAKTLYISDSDKRKHFMLSVKMFYGNSDDIGVFLSKRIKVISKPSKKKQSLKNADLCIASGTKVALFNRLRSQTVSTRYLHVEGGNFHASSQQWGAFYIHLLDDDESEGEEFTVRDGYIHYGQTVKLVCSVTGMALPRLIIRKVDKQTALLDADDPVSQLHKCAFYLKDTERMYLCLSQERIIQFQATPCPKEPNKEMINDGASWTIISTDKAEYTFYEGMGPVLAPVTPVPVVESLQLNGGGDVAMLELTGQNFTPNLRVWFGDVEAETMYRCGESMLCVVPDISAFREGWRWVRQPVQVPVTLVRNDGIIYSTSLTFTYTPEPGPRPHCSAAGAILRANSSQVPPNESNTNSEGSYTNVSTNSTNVTSSAATVVS encoded by the exons ATGCGAAATTACTTAAAAGAGCGAGGGGATCAAACTGTACTTATTCTTCATGCAAAAGTTGCACAGAAGtcatatggaaatgaaaaaag gtttttttgCCCTCCTCCTTGCGTGTATCTTATGGGCAgtggatggaagaaaaaaaaagaacaaatggaacgGGATGGTTGTTCTGAACAAGAGTCTCAACCATGTGCATTTATTGGAATAGGAAATAGTGACCAAGAAATGCAGCAGCTGAACTTGGAAGGAAAG aACTATTGCACAGCCAAAACATTGTACATATCAGATTCAGACAAGAGAAAGCACTTCATGTTGTCTGTAAAGATGTTCTACGGCAACAGCGATGACATCGGTGTGTTCCTCAGCAAGCGGATAAAAGTCATTTCCAAACCTTCCAAAAAGAAGCAGTCATTGAAAAATGCTGACT TATGCATTGCCTCAGGAACAAAGGTGGCTCTGTTTAATCGACTTCGATCCCAGACAGTTAGTACCAGATACTTGCATGTAGAAGGAGGTAATTTCCATGCCAGTTCTCAGCAGTGGGGAGCATTTTACATTCATCTCT TGGATGATGATGAATCAGAAGGAGAAGAATTCACAGTTCGCGATGGCTACATCCACTACGGACAAACAGTCAAACTTGTGTGTTCCGTCACTGGCATGGCACTCCCAAGATTG ATAATTAGGAAGGTTGATAAGCAGACCGCATTACTGGATGCAGATGATCCCGTGTCACAACTCCATAAATGTGCATTTTACCTTAAGGATACGGAAAGAATGTACTTGTGCCTTTCTCAAGAAAGAATAATCCAGTTTCAG gccactccATGCCCAAAAGAACCAAATAAAGAGATGATAAATGACGGCGCTTCCTGGACAATCATCAGCACGGATAAGGCCGAGTACACCTTTTACGAGGGCATGGGCCCTGTCCTTGCCCCGGTCACCCCTGTGCCTGTCGTAGAAAGCCTTCAG TTGAATGGCGGTGGGGACGTAGCAATGCTTGAACTTACAGGACAGAATTTCACTCCAAATTTACGAGTGTGGTTTGGGGATGTAGAAGCTGAAACTATGTACAG ATGTGGAGAGAGTATGCTCTGTGTTGTCCCAGACATTTCTGCATTCCGAGAAGGTTGGAGATGGGTCCGACAGCCAGTCCAGGTTCCAGTAACTTTGGTCCGTAATGATGGAATCATTTattccaccagccttacctttaCCTACACACCAGAACCAGGGCCACGGCCACACTGCAGTGCGGCAGGAGCAATCCTTCGAGCCAATTCAAGCCAAGTGCCCCCTAATGAATCAAACACAAACAGCGAGGGAAGTTACACAAATGTCAGCACAAATTCAACCAATGTCACATCATCTGCAGCAACAGTGGTGTCCTAA